One genomic region from Prevotella sp. Rep29 encodes:
- a CDS encoding rod shape-determining protein: MGFFSFIQEIAMDLGTANTIIISDDKIVVDEPSVVALDRRTDKMIAVGEKAKLMYEKEHQGIRTIRPLRDGVIADFTACEQMMRGLIKMVHTGSRFFTPSLRMVIGVPSGSTEVELRAVRDSAEHADGRDVYLIFEPMAAAIGIGLDVEAPEGNMIVDIGGGTTEIAVISLGGIVSNNSIKVAGDDLTADIQDYMSRQHNVKVSERMAERIKINVGSALTDLGEEAPEDYVVHGPNKITALPMMVPVCYQEIAHCLDRTIARIETAVLNALENTPPELYADIVHNGIYLTGGGALLRGLARRLSDKINIEFHIAEDPLHCVAKGAGIALNNVDRFSFLMR, translated from the coding sequence ATGGGATTTTTTTCATTTATCCAAGAGATTGCAATGGACTTGGGTACGGCGAACACCATCATCATCAGCGATGACAAGATTGTGGTGGACGAGCCGTCGGTCGTTGCACTTGACCGGCGCACGGACAAGATGATTGCCGTGGGCGAGAAGGCGAAGCTGATGTATGAGAAGGAGCACCAGGGCATCCGCACCATCCGTCCGTTGCGCGACGGTGTGATAGCTGACTTTACCGCCTGCGAGCAGATGATGCGTGGTCTGATTAAGATGGTTCATACGGGCAGCCGTTTCTTCACACCATCGCTCCGCATGGTGATTGGTGTGCCGTCGGGCAGTACGGAGGTGGAGCTTCGTGCCGTTCGCGACTCGGCAGAACACGCAGACGGTCGCGATGTATATCTGATTTTTGAACCGATGGCGGCAGCAATCGGTATCGGTCTCGACGTAGAGGCTCCCGAAGGCAACATGATTGTCGATATCGGTGGCGGTACGACCGAGATTGCCGTGATTTCGCTGGGCGGCATCGTGTCCAACAACTCTATCAAGGTGGCAGGCGATGACCTGACAGCCGACATACAAGACTATATGAGCCGTCAGCACAACGTGAAGGTGAGCGAGCGAATGGCAGAGCGCATCAAGATCAATGTGGGTTCGGCGTTGACCGACTTGGGCGAGGAAGCCCCCGAAGACTATGTAGTGCATGGACCGAACAAGATTACTGCCCTGCCGATGATGGTGCCCGTTTGCTATCAGGAGATAGCCCATTGCCTTGACCGCACGATAGCCCGCATTGAGACGGCAGTGCTCAATGCGTTGGAGAACACACCGCCGGAGCTCTATGCAGACATCGTACACAACGGCATCTATCTGACAGGTGGCGGTGCACTCCTCCGCGGACTGGCACGTCGTCTGAGCGACAAGATCAACATTGAGTTCCATATCGCCGAAGACCCGTTGCACTGTGTGGCGAAGGGTGCCGGCATTGCTTTGAACAATGTTGACCGCTTCTCGTTCCTGATGCGATAA
- the mreC gene encoding rod shape-determining protein MreC produces the protein MRNLIEFLTKNVHWFVFVLLEVISAVLLFRYNTYQQSVWFSSANYVAGQVREIDSKVESFFHLEPMNEQLSRRNLELEHEVSILRKQLEKQGVRDTTWGAGSQAALAGQLQLIPAKVVDNSVSRPNNLITIDKGTADGVRTDMGVACGTGVVGIVFLASSHYSVVIPLLNTQSNVSCAIKGRGYFGYLHWSSPPSDIAYLDDVPRHAKYKRGDQIVTSGYSSVFPPGILVGKVGRTYNSPDGLSYRVEVLLSTDFARLRDVFVINDTSSVERLQLLRAAQDSIKPNPQEKK, from the coding sequence ATGCGTAACCTGATAGAATTTCTGACGAAAAACGTCCACTGGTTCGTCTTCGTTTTGCTCGAAGTAATCAGTGCGGTGCTGCTGTTTCGTTACAACACCTACCAACAGAGCGTCTGGTTCTCGTCGGCAAACTATGTGGCAGGGCAAGTGCGCGAGATAGACTCGAAAGTAGAATCGTTTTTCCATCTGGAACCGATGAACGAGCAGCTCTCTCGCAGGAATCTGGAGTTAGAACATGAAGTCAGCATATTGCGGAAACAGTTGGAAAAACAAGGCGTTCGCGACACGACCTGGGGAGCCGGTTCGCAAGCGGCATTGGCAGGTCAGTTGCAACTCATACCGGCAAAGGTCGTCGATAATTCAGTGAGCCGTCCCAACAACCTCATCACAATAGACAAAGGTACTGCCGATGGCGTGCGCACGGATATGGGAGTGGCGTGTGGAACGGGTGTCGTAGGCATCGTCTTTCTGGCGTCGTCACACTATTCCGTCGTCATTCCACTGCTCAATACGCAATCCAACGTGAGCTGTGCCATCAAAGGCAGAGGCTATTTCGGCTACCTGCACTGGTCGTCGCCGCCATCGGACATCGCCTATCTGGATGATGTCCCGCGACATGCGAAGTACAAGCGCGGCGACCAGATTGTGACCAGCGGCTATTCATCAGTGTTTCCGCCAGGCATCTTAGTGGGAAAGGTAGGCAGGACCTACAATTCGCCCGACGGTCTCTCTTATAGGGTGGAAGTGTTGCTCTCGACCGATTTTGCCCGGCTGCGCGATGTGTTTGTCATCAACGACACATCCAGTGTAGAACGCCTGCAGTTGCTCCGCGCAGCGCAAGATTCCATCAAGCCCAACCCGCAAGAGAAAAAATAG
- a CDS encoding START-like domain-containing protein, whose product MKKQKIIIERELKSNSENIIWALISTEGGLAKWVADDVTETEKQITFRWGEEWSHHEIHVANIIKKVKNDHLRLRWEDETDDDAYLEFKMEKNDLTNDYMLYVTDFALPEDLDSLRAMWDQNFEQLRQSSGL is encoded by the coding sequence ATGAAAAAGCAGAAAATCATCATAGAGAGAGAACTGAAGTCAAACTCCGAAAACATCATATGGGCGCTCATCAGTACGGAAGGCGGACTGGCTAAATGGGTTGCTGACGATGTGACGGAGACGGAGAAGCAGATTACGTTCAGATGGGGCGAGGAGTGGAGTCACCACGAGATTCATGTCGCCAACATCATCAAGAAAGTGAAAAACGACCACCTGCGCCTGCGCTGGGAAGACGAGACCGACGACGATGCCTACCTGGAGTTCAAGATGGAGAAGAACGACCTGACCAACGACTACATGCTCTACGTCACCGACTTTGCACTGCCCGAAGACCTGGACAGTCTGCGCGCCATGTGGGACCAGAACTTCGAACAGCTGCGACAGTCGAGCGGACTGTGA
- the mreD gene encoding rod shape-determining protein MreD: protein MKLEFFKDILIFIMICLVQVLVLNHIHLLNCAMPLLYVYFALLFPYNYPRWAVLVWCFLMGLVMDVFSNTPGVAAASMTLIGLLQPIFFGAFVQHDNQEEVKPHLRSMGFTAYFSYAAALVLIYCVVYFSLEAFHFFNWLQWLKNIGGSALLTLILIFVIESVVRKDSE, encoded by the coding sequence ATGAAATTAGAGTTTTTCAAGGACATATTGATTTTCATCATGATTTGTCTGGTGCAGGTGCTTGTGTTGAACCACATCCACCTGCTGAACTGCGCTATGCCGTTGCTCTATGTATATTTCGCCCTGCTGTTCCCATACAACTATCCGCGGTGGGCGGTGCTGGTGTGGTGTTTCCTGATGGGATTGGTCATGGATGTTTTTTCCAATACGCCAGGCGTGGCAGCCGCCTCAATGACCCTTATCGGACTGTTGCAGCCCATCTTTTTCGGCGCATTCGTACAGCACGATAACCAGGAAGAAGTGAAACCCCACCTGCGTTCCATGGGCTTTACCGCCTATTTCTCATACGCTGCCGCATTGGTGCTGATCTATTGTGTGGTCTATTTCTCCTTGGAAGCCTTCCATTTCTTCAACTGGTTGCAGTGGCTGAAGAACATCGGAGGCAGCGCCCTTCTGACGTTGATATTGATATTTGTAATAGAGAGTGTTGTGCGTAAGGATTCAGAATGA
- a CDS encoding IMP cyclohydrolase, whose amino-acid sequence MAEGKKIKTALVSVYHKDGLEELLAKLSAEGVAFLSTGGTQAFIEQLGYDCQKVEDVTSYPSILGGRVKTLHPKVFGGILARRDNEGDRGQMAQYEIPEIDLVVVDLYPFEQTVADGASEEDIIEKIDIGGISLIRAGAKNFKDVVIVPSKAEYPLLLNILNSQGACTTLEQRRMFACRAFGVSSHYDTAIHEWFSKK is encoded by the coding sequence ATGGCTGAAGGCAAAAAAATAAAGACCGCATTGGTGTCGGTCTATCATAAAGACGGGCTTGAAGAGCTGCTGGCAAAGTTGTCGGCAGAAGGTGTGGCGTTCCTTTCCACGGGTGGCACACAGGCGTTTATAGAGCAGTTGGGCTACGACTGCCAGAAGGTGGAGGACGTGACCTCCTATCCCTCTATCCTCGGCGGGCGCGTGAAGACGCTCCACCCGAAGGTGTTTGGCGGCATTCTTGCGCGTCGCGATAACGAGGGCGACCGTGGGCAGATGGCGCAGTATGAGATTCCTGAAATAGACCTGGTGGTGGTTGACCTCTATCCGTTTGAGCAGACCGTGGCAGACGGAGCGTCAGAAGAAGACATCATCGAAAAGATAGACATCGGCGGCATCTCGCTGATACGCGCGGGTGCAAAGAATTTCAAGGATGTGGTAATCGTGCCGAGCAAGGCAGAATATCCACTGTTGCTCAATATCCTGAACAGCCAGGGCGCTTGCACGACGCTCGAACAGCGCCGGATGTTTGCCTGTCGCGCCTTTGGCGTAAGCAGTCATTATGACACCGCCATCCACGAGTGGTTTTCAAAGAAATAG
- a CDS encoding nucleoside hydrolase, with the protein MKKRFDLFVIILSVGCLLALSACSDDDGSAGGDEREYKGIPLVILDTDMGSSTDDLFALQLLHRYEQEGYCRLLGVVVDREGEDCAACADVLNTYFGDGNTPLALVRNGIKNPVVWIDYKQMPYYTLDNGAPMFRRSVSDYAALPDGYQLYRRLLAAQPDHSVSICSTGFVTCLAQLLQSEADEYSELNGVELVRRKVKCLYLQGGVFGDAEEPDFNLAQGPSFALEFFRLWPKDVDIVFSPMEVGQAVEYTPSQVISDVSWTDNHPIKQVYMTCDCNTGQRMWDLMTVIQAVEGDEQFRLSERGTVTLTPECVTHFTPSAFGNCRYQLPGTAEWAAEVLQKIRDVNMEHN; encoded by the coding sequence ATGAAAAAACGATTTGATTTGTTTGTGATTATCCTGTCTGTCGGCTGTCTGCTGGCTTTGTCTGCCTGTTCTGACGACGATGGCTCTGCCGGTGGTGACGAAAGGGAATACAAGGGCATTCCGCTGGTGATTCTCGATACCGATATGGGCTCTTCAACCGACGACCTTTTTGCCCTGCAGCTGCTTCATCGCTACGAGCAAGAGGGGTACTGTCGGTTGCTCGGCGTGGTGGTTGACCGCGAAGGTGAGGACTGTGCTGCCTGTGCTGATGTGCTGAACACCTATTTCGGCGACGGAAACACGCCGTTGGCACTTGTGCGCAATGGCATCAAGAACCCGGTGGTGTGGATAGATTACAAACAGATGCCTTATTATACGCTCGACAATGGTGCTCCGATGTTTCGTCGGTCGGTCAGTGATTATGCTGCTCTGCCTGACGGCTATCAGTTGTATCGCCGTCTGCTTGCGGCGCAGCCCGACCATTCGGTGTCGATTTGCTCTACCGGTTTCGTGACGTGCCTTGCACAACTCTTGCAGTCGGAGGCAGATGAATACTCTGAACTTAACGGCGTAGAGTTGGTGCGACGCAAGGTAAAATGTCTCTATTTGCAGGGTGGCGTGTTCGGTGATGCCGAAGAGCCGGACTTCAATCTCGCGCAAGGACCTTCGTTTGCACTTGAGTTTTTCCGTCTGTGGCCGAAGGATGTGGATATCGTGTTCTCACCGATGGAGGTGGGACAAGCCGTGGAGTACACGCCCAGTCAAGTCATCAGCGATGTGTCGTGGACGGATAACCATCCCATCAAACAGGTCTATATGACGTGCGACTGCAACACGGGACAGCGGATGTGGGACCTGATGACGGTCATCCAGGCTGTGGAGGGCGACGAACAGTTCAGACTCTCCGAGCGCGGCACGGTCACGCTTACGCCGGAGTGCGTCACGCACTTCACACCATCCGCCTTTGGTAACTGTCGCTATCAGCTTCCGGGAACGGCAGAGTGGGCGGCTGAGGTATTGCAGAAAATACGCGATGTGAACATGGAACACAACTGA
- a CDS encoding bifunctional 3,4-dihydroxy-2-butanone-4-phosphate synthase/GTP cyclohydrolase II gives MENYRLDSIEDAVKDFKEGKFVIVVDDEDRENEGDLIIAAEKITPEKVNFMLKHARGVLCAPITLSRCKELDLPHQVQDNTSVLGTPFTVTIDKLEGCSTGVSAHDRAATIKALADPTSTPQTFGRPGHINPLYAQDHGVLRRSGHTEATIDLCRLAGLYPAGALMEIMNDDGTMARMPELMEMAKQYDLKIITIKDMIAYRLKTESLIEVGTEVELPTEYGNFHLIPFRQKSTGTEHMALIKGTWAEDEPVLVRVHSSCATGDILGSKRCDCGEQLHRSMQMIEKEGKGVLIYMQQEGRGIGLMNKIEAYKLQEEGYDTVDANTHLGFKPDERDYGCGAQMLRHLGIHKMRLMTNNPVKRVGLEGYGLEIVENVPIEVAPNEYNLRYLQTKKERMGHNLHV, from the coding sequence ATGGAAAACTATCGACTCGATAGCATCGAAGATGCAGTAAAAGATTTCAAGGAAGGTAAATTTGTCATCGTTGTGGATGACGAAGACCGCGAGAATGAAGGCGACCTGATTATTGCCGCAGAAAAGATAACCCCCGAAAAGGTGAATTTCATGCTTAAACATGCACGCGGCGTATTGTGTGCACCCATCACCCTGAGCCGATGCAAGGAACTGGACCTGCCCCACCAGGTGCAGGACAACACCTCCGTGCTCGGCACTCCTTTCACCGTCACCATCGACAAACTGGAAGGATGCTCGACGGGAGTCTCCGCACATGACCGCGCAGCAACCATCAAGGCACTCGCCGACCCCACCTCCACTCCGCAGACATTCGGAAGACCGGGACACATCAACCCTCTCTACGCACAAGACCACGGCGTGCTGCGACGTTCGGGACACACCGAAGCAACCATCGACCTCTGCCGACTGGCAGGACTGTACCCCGCCGGCGCACTGATGGAAATCATGAACGACGACGGAACGATGGCGCGCATGCCGGAACTGATGGAGATGGCTAAACAATACGACCTGAAAATCATCACTATCAAAGACATGATAGCCTACCGGCTGAAGACGGAATCGCTCATCGAAGTGGGCACCGAAGTGGAACTCCCGACCGAATACGGCAATTTCCACCTCATACCCTTCCGTCAGAAGAGCACCGGAACGGAACACATGGCTCTCATCAAAGGAACGTGGGCGGAAGACGAACCGGTGCTGGTGCGCGTACACTCTTCATGCGCCACAGGCGACATCCTCGGCAGCAAACGGTGCGACTGCGGCGAACAGCTGCACCGCTCGATGCAGATGATTGAAAAAGAGGGGAAAGGCGTACTCATCTACATGCAGCAGGAAGGACGAGGTATCGGACTCATGAATAAGATTGAAGCCTACAAACTGCAGGAGGAAGGTTACGACACGGTCGATGCCAACACCCACCTCGGATTCAAACCCGACGAGCGCGACTACGGATGCGGCGCACAGATGCTCCGCCACCTCGGCATACACAAGATGCGACTCATGACTAACAACCCCGTCAAGCGCGTCGGTCTCGAAGGCTATGGACTGGAAATCGTCGAGAACGTACCCATCGAGGTGGCACCGAACGAATACAACCTGCGATACCTGCAAACGAAAAAAGAACGCATGGGACACAACCTGCACGTCTGA
- a CDS encoding MotA/TolQ/ExbB proton channel family protein, translated as MATKTNTTAPVKKSQGFQGVKAAFWIIVVCFILAVLFFKFFLGSSAHIDPNNGEVIDGNIWGTIYKGGIVVPVILTLLFTVIALSIERWLALRTAFGKGKLPQFVENIKAALKANDFAKAQDLCDKQRGTVANVVGASLRTYKEMEGTAGMKKEQKIARIQQAHEEATQLEMPTLQMNMPIIATITTLGTLTALFGTVVGMIRSFAALAAGGGADSQALSLGISEALVNTASGILTSWVAVVAYNFYTNKIDKLTYALDEVGYTIAQTYEVNHAEEA; from the coding sequence ATGGCAACAAAAACAAACACTACAGCTCCGGTGAAGAAATCACAGGGCTTTCAGGGAGTAAAAGCAGCATTCTGGATTATCGTTGTTTGCTTCATTCTCGCAGTATTGTTCTTTAAGTTCTTCCTCGGAAGCAGTGCTCACATTGACCCGAACAACGGAGAAGTTATCGACGGAAACATCTGGGGTACAATCTACAAAGGTGGTATCGTCGTTCCTGTCATCTTGACACTTTTGTTCACTGTGATTGCTCTCTCTATCGAGCGCTGGCTCGCTCTTCGCACAGCATTTGGTAAAGGTAAGCTTCCTCAGTTCGTAGAAAACATCAAGGCTGCGTTGAAGGCTAACGACTTCGCAAAGGCTCAGGATCTCTGCGACAAGCAGCGTGGTACCGTTGCTAACGTTGTAGGAGCTTCTCTCCGTACATACAAAGAGATGGAAGGAACTGCAGGTATGAAGAAAGAGCAGAAGATTGCACGCATCCAGCAGGCTCACGAAGAGGCAACTCAGCTTGAAATGCCTACTCTTCAGATGAATATGCCGATCATCGCTACGATCACAACACTCGGTACGCTGACCGCTCTTTTCGGTACCGTTGTCGGTATGATCCGTTCATTCGCAGCGTTGGCAGCTGGTGGTGGTGCAGACTCTCAGGCACTTTCTCTCGGTATTTCTGAGGCCTTGGTTAACACCGCATCTGGTATTTTAACATCATGGGTAGCCGTTGTTGCTTACAACTTCTACACCAACAAGATTGATAAATTGACATACGCCCTCGACGAGGTAGGTTACACCATCGCTCAGACATACGAAGTTAACCACGCAGAAGAGGCTTAA
- a CDS encoding LptF/LptG family permease, with product MKFGIRKLDIFIVKQFGVLFVGALFICQFILMMQFLWQHVDKLIGKGLSLDVLAQFFWYMGIFLVPQALPLAILLSSLITFGNLGESSELTAIKASGISLMQTFRPLIVITIAIALGSFYFQNSIGPEANRKLGQLLLSMKQKSPELEIPEGVFYDGIPSTNLYVQKKDMETGMLYGIMIYKMTNSFEDAAIILADSGMLQSTAEKKHLLLTLYNGEWFENMRSQELAGSANVPYRRETFWHKKIVLDFDADFNLTDAVSLSSFARGKSLSELQTGIDSLNHVYDSIGRNFYNEAKVYYYHNPASRQDSVNARKVGSSAAYNIDSIYQKAPIETRQRAVNLALNKVQQQMSDLEFRSIVTSDGDKVLRQFKIESINKFTLALSCIIFFFIGAPLGAIIRKGGLGIPIIVSVLVFIIFYILDNTGYRMSRGGMWTIWFGKGLATAVLAPVAAFFTYKANNDSAVFNLDAYRNLIMRLLGLRIKRPAYGKEVIINDPDYANDHAQLLRLTDEVSQYAREHNLKSPPNIIRTFFKYKPDHEIERISEELESVINDLSNSEDKLIITELSKYPILAVKAHTRPFERKWMNIAAFFLVPVGAFLYLRMWRFRLRLSKDLHRIQQTNDKIVKRIEEKGWAEKQE from the coding sequence ATGAAGTTCGGCATCAGAAAACTGGACATATTTATTGTCAAGCAGTTCGGAGTTCTCTTTGTCGGAGCACTCTTTATTTGTCAGTTCATACTGATGATGCAATTCTTGTGGCAGCACGTCGATAAGCTGATAGGCAAAGGACTATCGCTGGACGTACTGGCACAATTCTTTTGGTATATGGGTATCTTCCTGGTGCCACAGGCGCTGCCACTCGCCATCCTGCTCTCGTCGCTCATCACCTTCGGAAACCTCGGCGAGAGTTCGGAGCTGACCGCCATCAAGGCTTCAGGCATATCGCTCATGCAGACGTTCCGACCGCTGATTGTCATCACCATAGCCATCGCACTGGGATCGTTCTATTTCCAGAACAGCATAGGACCGGAAGCCAACCGCAAACTGGGACAACTGCTCTTGTCGATGAAACAGAAAAGCCCGGAACTCGAAATACCGGAAGGTGTCTTTTACGACGGCATACCGAGCACCAACCTCTACGTACAGAAGAAAGACATGGAGACGGGAATGCTCTATGGCATCATGATCTACAAAATGACCAACAGCTTCGAGGACGCAGCCATCATACTCGCCGACTCGGGCATGCTGCAATCGACAGCCGAGAAGAAACACCTGCTGCTCACGCTCTACAACGGCGAATGGTTTGAGAACATGCGCTCGCAGGAACTGGCTGGCTCGGCGAACGTGCCCTATCGACGGGAGACGTTCTGGCACAAGAAAATCGTGCTCGACTTCGATGCCGACTTCAACCTTACCGATGCCGTCTCGCTCTCCAGCTTTGCAAGGGGAAAGAGCCTCAGCGAACTGCAGACCGGCATCGACTCGCTCAACCATGTGTATGACAGCATCGGACGCAACTTTTACAACGAAGCGAAGGTGTACTACTACCACAATCCCGCCTCACGGCAAGACAGCGTGAACGCCAGGAAAGTGGGAAGCAGCGCGGCATACAACATCGACAGCATCTACCAGAAGGCACCGATAGAGACACGGCAGAGAGCCGTGAACCTTGCACTGAACAAGGTGCAGCAGCAGATGAGCGACCTGGAATTCCGGAGCATCGTCACCTCCGACGGCGACAAAGTGCTCAGGCAGTTCAAGATTGAATCCATCAACAAGTTCACACTGGCGCTCTCGTGCATCATCTTCTTCTTCATCGGAGCACCGCTGGGGGCTATCATCAGAAAGGGCGGACTGGGTATTCCCATCATCGTCTCGGTGCTGGTGTTCATCATCTTCTATATACTCGACAACACTGGCTACAGAATGTCGCGCGGCGGCATGTGGACCATCTGGTTCGGAAAAGGACTGGCGACAGCCGTGCTCGCTCCCGTGGCTGCCTTCTTCACGTATAAAGCCAACAACGATTCAGCCGTGTTCAATCTGGATGCCTACCGAAACCTGATCATGCGACTGCTCGGTCTGCGCATCAAGCGACCTGCCTACGGCAAGGAAGTGATTATCAACGACCCCGACTATGCGAACGACCACGCCCAACTGCTCCGACTGACGGACGAGGTCAGCCAATACGCAAGGGAACACAACCTGAAGTCGCCACCGAATATCATCCGGACTTTCTTCAAATACAAGCCCGACCACGAGATTGAACGCATCAGCGAAGAACTTGAAAGTGTCATCAACGACCTGTCCAACTCGGAAGACAAACTCATCATTACCGAACTGAGCAAATACCCCATACTGGCGGTAAAGGCACACACACGCCCCTTCGAGCGCAAATGGATGAACATCGCCGCTTTCTTCCTCGTGCCCGTCGGCGCATTCCTGTATCTTAGGATGTGGCGATTCAGGTTGCGTCTGTCAAAAGACCTGCACAGGATACAGCAGACCAACGACAAGATTGTCAAGCGCATCGAAGAAAAAGGATGGGCAGAAAAACAAGAATAA
- a CDS encoding SDR family NAD(P)-dependent oxidoreductase, with protein MNKTVFITGGASGIGAATVAKFLSEGWNVLLTDIQEPPHVDVHARFVKADSSKKEELERAAQIAEQEFGGIDAVFCNSGIHRRNTILDVTQEELDLVIQTNIYGTVYTLQAVLPYIIRRGGGAVVLNSSDQFFVGKAHSFVYGMTKGAIGQMARSLAIDLGAHNIRVNAVCPGTIHTPLVDNLFNAFSEKDNKTIAQYWEEENALFARKEAGRPEEVAEMVYFLISDKASFCTGGHYLIDGGLVCQ; from the coding sequence ATGAATAAGACTGTTTTTATTACCGGTGGCGCGAGTGGGATAGGTGCGGCGACCGTTGCCAAGTTTCTGAGCGAGGGTTGGAACGTGTTGCTGACGGACATACAGGAACCGCCTCATGTTGATGTGCATGCCCGTTTCGTCAAGGCGGACTCCTCCAAGAAGGAAGAACTGGAACGTGCGGCGCAAATTGCCGAGCAGGAGTTCGGAGGGATAGATGCCGTGTTCTGCAATTCCGGCATTCATCGTCGCAATACCATTTTGGATGTCACTCAGGAAGAGTTGGACCTGGTCATTCAAACCAATATCTACGGCACCGTCTATACGCTTCAGGCGGTACTGCCTTATATCATCCGGCGAGGCGGTGGGGCGGTGGTGCTCAATTCCTCTGACCAGTTTTTTGTGGGCAAGGCGCACAGTTTTGTCTATGGCATGACCAAGGGTGCCATCGGTCAGATGGCGCGCAGCCTTGCGATAGACTTGGGCGCTCACAATATTCGTGTCAATGCGGTCTGTCCCGGCACTATCCATACGCCGTTGGTGGACAACCTGTTCAATGCTTTCTCGGAGAAGGACAACAAGACCATCGCGCAGTATTGGGAGGAGGAGAACGCGCTCTTTGCACGCAAGGAGGCGGGCAGACCGGAGGAAGTGGCGGAGATGGTGTATTTTCTTATCTCCGACAAGGCGTCGTTCTGCACCGGCGGTCACTATCTTATTGATGGCGGTTTGGTGTGCCAGTAG